Within the Candidatus Baltobacteraceae bacterium genome, the region GCACTTACGCGCTCGCACCTCAGGGTGACACGCTTCGCGACTCTCGGGATGACAATCACAGTCCCGGGATTTTCATTCCGCCGGTCAAGCCGCCCATGCGTTTTTGCGCGGTTTCGTTCGATTTCGTCAGCGCGTCGTTGACGGCGACGGTCACCAGATCTTCGAGCGTTTCGACGTCGTCGGGATCGACGGCGTCTTTGTTGATGCTGACCGCTTTCACACGTTGATCGCAGGTCATATCGACCGTCACGAGGCCGTTCGCGGCGCTGCCTTGCACGACGGTGTTCGCAAGCTCTTCTTGCGCTTTCACCATCTCCGCTTGCATCTTCTTGACCTGCTGCATCAGTTGCGCTTGATTCATCGTCGTTACTTGATCCGTTCGTTGGCGTAGCCGAAAAGTTCGTCGGCGCTTTCTTCTTCATTCGCCGGTGGATCCGCTGCGCGTTCCGCGGGCGGCGGGGCGCCGGCTTCGAAGCGCACGTGCAGCTTCGCTCCCGTGACGTCGGCGATCGCCGACTCGAGCAGCTTGGCGTTGTCCTTCAAGATGTCGGCTTCGAAGGGGCTGCGCAGCTTGAGCACGACCGCGTTGCCGTCGATCGCCTCCACCATCGCGCCGGAGAGCGGCGCGCGCAGCGGCGGGCGCTCTGCTTCCACCTTGGTGCGAATGCTCTGCCAGCCGGCGCGGAGTTTCTGCAGCGTCACGGGGGTGTCGCCCTTCGAGACGCTCGCCTTCGGCTCGCTCCTCAGGGTGACAGGTTGCGCAACCGCGCTCGAGGGGACAGGTGGCGACGCTTCGGTCGTGGGGACAGGTGGCGACGCCGCGCTCGCGGGGACAGAAGCTTCGGTCGCGGGGGGCGCCGGAGGCGCCTTTTCAACCGAAGCGGCGCGACCGGAGGGAGCGGCGCTACCTTCGCCGACTTCGAGGATCAGCCGGAGCAACGCCGTCTCGAGTTCGAGGCGCGGGTTGGCGCCGGTGCGGGCGAGGCTGGCGGCGTCGGCCAGCACGCGCAGCGCGCGGATGATGAGCGCTTGCGGCACGTCGCCGGCGCGTTCGCGCGCGCGATCGGCGTCTTCGGGCGCGAGGTCGCGGGTGAGCAGATCGGGGTCGAGCCGGGCGACCAGCAGATTGCGGAAGTTCGCGATCAGCGCGCGGATCAGCACCACCATGTCGCTGCCGGCGTCGCTGGCCTCCTCGATCACCCGCAGCGCCCCGCCGGCATCGTGTGCAACCACGGCGTCCAGAAGGGTGTTGGCATGGTTGCGACCCGTCGCTCCAAATGCGAGATCGATCACCGCGGTCGTAATCGGCCCGTCGGCAAATGCGGCCGCCTGTTCCAACATCGTCAGCGCGTCACGCAATCCACCATCGGCTCGATACGCTAATGCAGCCAGCGCGGCTTCGTCGATCGCGATGCCTTCGTACGTTGCGATCTCGCGCATCCGTTCGATCATCACCGGAATCGCGATGCGGCGGAACGCATACCGCTGACAACGAGAGAGGATCGTTACCGGCAATTTCTCAGGTTCTGTCGTCGCAAGAATAAACACCGCATGTGCCGGCGGATCCTCAAGCGTCTTTAAGAACGCGTTGGCACCCTCTTTAGTGAGCATGTGCGCTTCATCAATGATGTACACTTTCATGCGCATCACACTTGGTGCGAATTTTACTGCTTCTCGCAAGGAGCGGATTTCGTCGATGCCGCGATTACTCGCGGCGTCGATCTCCAACACGTCCAGCGCCGTGCCATTGAGCATCGCGACGCAATTTTCGCAGGTATTGTCGGGATGAGCAGTCGGCCCTTGCACGCAGTTGATACACCGCGCCAAAATTTTGGCGGCCGACGTCTTGCCCGAACCACGTGGACCCGAAAACAGATACGCGTGGGCGAGCTTGCCGGCCTCGATAGCGTGGGTCAGCGTACGAACGACGGCGTCTTGCCCAACAAGGTCCGCAAACGACTTTGGGCGCCAGGTACGGTAAAGGGACACCGTTTCAAGATTCGCGCCGCCCGTTTGGCTCGGCCTGCTAGCGGGTATGTTATGCTCTACACAGGGGAGGCCTTCGAACTCGTCGTGGATTACCGTTCCGCTCTTCAAGAGAAGTTCGGATTCGAACGCTTTTATCCGGGTCAAGAAGAAGTCGTGTCACGCGTCATGTCGGGGCAGGACACGCTTGCTATTCTCGCAACGGGCGCCGGCAAAAGTCTCACCTATCAACTCCCCGCGCTCTTACTCGAAGGCACCAC harbors:
- a CDS encoding YbaB/EbfC family nucleoid-associated protein — encoded protein: MNQAQLMQQVKKMQAEMVKAQEELANTVVQGSAANGLVTVDMTCDQRVKAVSINKDAVDPDDVETLEDLVTVAVNDALTKSNETAQKRMGGLTGGMKIPGL
- the dnaX gene encoding DNA polymerase III subunit gamma/tau, whose product is MSLYRTWRPKSFADLVGQDAVVRTLTHAIEAGKLAHAYLFSGPRGSGKTSAAKILARCINCVQGPTAHPDNTCENCVAMLNGTALDVLEIDAASNRGIDEIRSLREAVKFAPSVMRMKVYIIDEAHMLTKEGANAFLKTLEDPPAHAVFILATTEPEKLPVTILSRCQRYAFRRIAIPVMIERMREIATYEGIAIDEAALAALAYRADGGLRDALTMLEQAAAFADGPITTAVIDLAFGATGRNHANTLLDAVVAHDAGGALRVIEEASDAGSDMVVLIRALIANFRNLLVARLDPDLLTRDLAPEDADRARERAGDVPQALIIRALRVLADAASLARTGANPRLELETALLRLILEVGEGSAAPSGRAASVEKAPPAPPATEASVPASAASPPVPTTEASPPVPSSAVAQPVTLRSEPKASVSKGDTPVTLQKLRAGWQSIRTKVEAERPPLRAPLSGAMVEAIDGNAVVLKLRSPFEADILKDNAKLLESAIADVTGAKLHVRFEAGAPPPAERAADPPANEEESADELFGYANERIK